Proteins from a single region of Corylus avellana chromosome ca11, CavTom2PMs-1.0:
- the LOC132166032 gene encoding stress enhanced protein 2, chloroplastic, with protein sequence MASSARAIHCELRSQKPALTRGEPAVPIPVQVQVPVPKAKPAESDGAKIVLQPRLCNLRSYGSDRVGVIRTRRDGGDGGGDVSPFFATLSEYIESSRKSHDFEIISGRLAMIIFAATVTTELVTGNSLFRKMDVQGIAKAGGVGLGAVACAAVFAWFSSARSKVGRIFSIGCNTFIDSLIDQVVDGLFYEGDPDDWSDEI encoded by the exons ATGGCCTCGTCGGCGCGTGCAATACACTGCGAGCTTAGGTCGCAGAAACCCGCTCTCACGAGGGGAGAACCGGCGGTTCCGATTCCGGTTCAGGTTCAGGTTCCGGTTCCGAAAGCCAAGCCGGCCGAATCGGATGGAGCGAAGATCGTGTTGCAGCCTCGGCTGTGTAATCTGAGATCGTACGGCTCGGATCGAGTCGGGGTGATTAGGACGAGAAGGGACGGTGGAGATGGAGGTGGTGACGTGTCGCCGTTCTTTGCGACTCTTTCGGAGTATATAGAGAGCTCGAGGAAGAGCCATGACTTCGAGATCATCTCCGGTCGCCTTGCCATG ATTATATTTGCAGCAACGGTGACAACGGAGTTGGTGACTGGAAACTCGTTATTCAGAAAGATGGATGTTCAAGGCATTGCTAAAGCGGGTGGGGTGGGTTTGGGGGCCGTTGCTTGCGCTGCCGTCTTTGCATGGTTCTCTAGCGCCCGAAGTAAAGTGGGTCGGATCTTCAGCATCGGCTGTAACACTTTTATCGATTCCCTAATCGATCAGGTCGTCGATGGCTTATTCTATGAAGGTGATCCCGATGATTGGTCTGATGAGATTTGA